The following nucleotide sequence is from Juglans microcarpa x Juglans regia isolate MS1-56 chromosome 6D, Jm3101_v1.0, whole genome shotgun sequence.
TATCAAGATTTGCTTCTTGGCCGCAGGGGGCATTGACATTGAGCTGCTTTCAGAATTCATGAGTAGCactgtttgttttgatttttattttatttttatttttattttttgttatcaaAATGAACCTACTGTTTGTCATGTTGTAGATGATAATTATTAGTTTTGGAGACAGTTTTATTGCCATAAGGGTAAAGTAATGGCGGCTTTTTAGGAGAGTTTTCGAATAAACAAGGATAATTCCTCAAGTCCTTGTCCGTTATGGAAAAACAAGCAATTTCAATGTTCAGTTGCACTAAAATTTGTTGGTATTTTGtgttcaagaattttttttttttttttttttttttttttttttgtttcttctgtGAGTTGGAGAAGGGGGTTCGAATTCCAACTTCCATTTTGGAAGCTGTGATTATTGCCAATCAGGCCTCAATATTGCAGATGTAGACCGACAATGGACTTGGTGGAGATGTTTCTGAGAGTAGTTTTGGAGGTATCCCTTGATGTAATAAGACACAAACAGCATCTGCTTTTGGCAGATTGGAGGGCCCGATCACAAGTTGGCTTTAGTGAGGAATCTTTCCACATTGAAGGGGACATCCCCATGTGACCAAATCTTTCCAGATTTTCAAGTGGGCTGGTTTGGTAGGGAGTttgcaatattttattttcctggGTTCGCAACATGAttatattaaattcataaatgTTATAGGGATGGGAATGAATCTACATATAAACAaccatttaaaaagaaaatgcatttgttttttcttcatattaatctaaaattaattGAACTTTTCTGTATTATTCTAATGaaagtttgttatttgagatgTGAATGTTTATTCAAAGGTGTTCGTAAAAATCTGGAAATGATTGATTGATAGCTCTGCTACTGCAATCAACCACGaccttttatttcatttggGAGAGTAAGGATAGGAATACATGAAGAGTACCATCTAAATCTGCAAATGCTTGATAGCTGTATGAACATCCTTGTCTCCTCTGCCACTGCAATTAACCACAACCTTGGTTCCACTGGGGAGAGTAGGGCACAGCTGCTCCAAGTAAGCCACTGCATGAGATGTCTCCAGCGCAGGGATTATGCCCTCTAGTCGCGACAATCTCTTGAAACCTGCATgtacaaaataaatcaaagacAACGAGTTAAGGGGAATAAAATGTGGAGGATCTTAAGAGCAGCTTCGACCTGGGGCAaacctgaaaaaaaataaagatggcATACCTTCCAATGCTTCCTCATCAGTTATGTTATAATACTCGGCACGGCCCGTATCTTTCAAATAACTGTGCTCTGGTCCAACCCCAGGATAGTCCAAGCTATTAGCCATAAAGAAAAAGGTGtccaaaatttagaaataaatacaaCATAAAGCCAGACCAAAAGTCATATCAAGTGCCTTACCCAGCACTTATGGAATGAGGTTCAATAATTTGCCCGTCCTCATCCTGTAATAAATAGCTCATAGCTCCATGCAAAACCCCCACTTCTCCTTTTGTCAAGGTAGCAGCATGTTTACCACTGTCCAATCCAAAGCCTGCAGCCTCCACACCAATCAACCTAACATCTTTGTCATCAACAAACTCATGGAAGATTCCCATGGCATTTGAACCCCCACCTACACATGCTACCAGAACATCTGGCATCCCTCCCCATTTTTCCAGTGCTTGTTTTCTGGTTTCTTTACCAATTACTGCATGGAACTCTCGAACCATCATGGGGTATGGATGTGGCCCAGCAACAGATCCCAAAATATAATGAGTTGTCTCAACATTAGTTACCCAGTCCCTAATAGCTTCTGACGTAGCATCTTTCAAGGTGGCTGTCCCAGAATGAACTGCTCTAACCTGTATTGAACAGTTAATTAAACGACGGATTAGAACAGTCAATGCATCAATTAGGCTACATCACAGAAAGAATCAAAGGATGAAAACTATGACAAATAGACCTCAGCCCCAAGAAGCCGCATTCTGAAGACATTAAGTGCTTGCCTCTCCATATCTTGTGCACCCATATAAATGATACACTGCAAACCAAACCGAGCACAAACAGTTGCAGTCGCGACCCCGTGCTGACCAGCTCCAGTTTCAGCAATTATCCGATTTTTCCCCAATCGCTTGGCAAGCAAAGCTTGGCCAACAGCATTGTTGATTTTGTGAGCCCCCGTGTGATTCAGATCTTCTCTCTTAAGGTAAATGTGCGGGCCTTCACCATTTGGACGCTTATAATGCTCAGTCAGCCGCTCCGCAAAGTAAAGAGGACTCTCCCTTCCAACATAATCTTTAAGGATTGCGTTCAGTTCTTTCTGCAATATCAACTATTTTTTAGCTCACAATACAGTAACTTCGACACATGTACATAAATTCATGCACAGTTCACAACTAGAGTTCTTTTCCCCCAAGACACTTGATTAGGAGTAATGTATTTCAATAATGCTCGATACTTTCTCGCTTGATTGAGCTTTGAAAAACTAGGGAATTTTGTTGGAAAGGCAGAAATTGGTTCCTTTTGTGGCAAATTATCAAGCCCTCAAAATTGCTATACACAGTTAAGTTGGGTCTCAGCGTCTCATTACACTCACACCAATGCATTACTTCGATAACACGTCAAAACGATACAAAAATCACGAAAATGAAGCCCTCGGACAAGGAAATCTCAATCCTCTATTTATAACTCTCTATTTGGTATCCGGGAAAATGAGGGGAACccgaaaagaaagataaaaaaggtCCGCAGTTTACAAATCAATGTGCTCCGAAAATTCATACTTTCCTCCCGATAAAAAAAGTCTTCGCAAACATCCCAACGAACCAAACCCCAGCAAACAAATGAACCAAAACAGATTGGACATTGGAGGAGTGAAAAGAACCTGAAAGCCCTCGTCGGCGGCTAGAGAGTGGAAGGCGGACTCGAGCTCGGAGAGGGCCTGCATGAGGGTTTCGGGGACATACTTGCCGCCGAACTTGCCGAAGCGGCCGAAGGAATCGGGTCTCTGAAGGAGAGAAGTAGCCGTAGGCATTTGGAGAGCCCGGCTGTCTAGGGAGCAAGATACAGCAAAAGAAGATAGAGCCTTGGAAGGGCAGGAAGGGGTAAATTGGTGGAAGCGGAAGGGCAATTTGGAGGAGAGAAATGGTTTGGGGAGAGCTAAGGTGATAATGGTAGTGGCTGTAGAAGAGGGTGGTGTTGCTGGTGCGGCGGCCATTTGTGGGAAGAAATAGTTCAGGGCTcgatagttatttatttttattaattttcaatCAGTTGGgcattttaattttggatttggCGACGTGGATGGCTTTTTATGCATGCATCTCTCGACCGAATGTACACAACAGGGACAGGTCACTGTCTGGATTTTCTTCACATGTCGTTTTTGCATTCCGCCACGTGCGTGCTTGCTTGGagatgttcttttttcttttagcaataTTTAAGCCGGGTTtggtaatgaaatgattttaaatgatagttaaaatttaaataaaatattattatattattattttttaataatattattattttaaaatttaaaaaatttattatattttatataacaatttaaaaaatttattatattttatataacaatttaaaaaattataataataaaataagataaaacactctttaaattcaaacgatatgtaatacttttaaaaatacatttaaaaatacattagcTGAATGTTGTATCATTCAATGAATGACTGAAAAATAATTCACCGatcaaaatatcaaatcatAACGGTTGTTACTTTGTGGATAAGCAAAATGTTCAAAATTGCACTTATACTTTCTACTCTGACAAGAAAttctttctatattttattaatatgttttttagTAAATAACAGAATCATAGATAGGGAACTATACTAGACTAGGGACCTAcctaatttttttgtataaactTTTGACACCAACTatgcaaattataaatattttttttttaatattagtcaTCATCTTAATTCTTATCATTGCATGATGTagcattagataataaatttataaataaaatatattaaataatcttcaatcatgtaatatcatatcatgagatgatgagaattaagatttactcatatatatatatatatatatatatatatatatactagcagtagGGTAATAACGTCCAAAGGATGTTtgcctattttttatttatttttacctagtgattaaagaagttgtaaattttttatttttttaaaaaatgtttatgatgattaaaaatatacatgaaaaaaagaaaataaaaataaaaaaagtaaaatacacaTTCAGGACACATTTTCGGATTACTTTTTCGGTAgttgtattagttttttttagttaattaagaatattatcatatttaaattatgttaaaattttaattatttatatagttttacttttttaaaaatatttaacaaaatttcatcatttatttaatgatgaaagattagtattttataaattaaatttgataatttatctatgatataatatttatatgttaattatatatttaaattaatttaaatcagtatttaaattaataatgatgaaagattattaatttaaattctttaccgaaaactttttttattattttatttttttttacttaatgattaagtaagtgtttttaaatgaatatgtgtttttttttattttaaaaaatatttacacagtttaaaaaaatagtgaaagaaaagataaaataaaaataaaaaaaagattttgtgtGTTCGGTAGACGCTTTCTGTTGAAATTATCTGTGGACGTAGCAACGTCCATATCAAAATACTGTTCACTTAAACAGTAATTACTGtttattactcatttatttatttattgtaaagacgaataaacttttattattatttagattatttaaaaaaaacttaaaaaaaatgaaaataacgtgaataataattactatttattactattgaCATTATACatgctaaaaaaagaaaataacgttatatatgctaaaaaaaactttaaaaaatataaaataacgtaaacagtaattactgtttattactgttttACTGTATACATATATGCGtgtatatacacatacacacatataatCTATTGGGACTCTGCAGTGCTCTCCAATTTTgcttatatttaaatattgttatatataaatgataatatatattttatttttttattttttaaagtagaaGAAACTGTATGAGTGAAATTATAATCAATCTTATTTATAATAGCCTTAATTCAAAAAGCAATAGTATTTTTTGGTCAGACTTTCTCTGACGATTTTATCCTAATGAAACTGTCTGTTTTGTCCCTCGTGAAATTGACTGAGAGCTTATGCCGGATGAACAGTAATTTTCTACAACTtctcccccaccccccaaaacaaaaaaaaaaaaaaaaaatcacgacATCTGCTTGCTTTCAAACTCAAAAAGACACTTGAAAGTGCATTAGGGAATAAAATGTTGGTAACAAACCAGGAAATACAACAAGCAAACTAAATGAGGCAAAAACTTTCACGAACCGCACTGTCTGTCGACTATATATCTCACATGACCAATATAAAGCTCTATCAAGAAGAAAGCAAGCCAA
It contains:
- the LOC121234308 gene encoding tryptophan synthase beta chain 1-like; translation: MAAAPATPPSSTATTIITLALPKPFLSSKLPFRFHQFTPSCPSKALSSFAVSCSLDSRALQMPTATSLLQRPDSFGRFGKFGGKYVPETLMQALSELESAFHSLAADEGFQKELNAILKDYVGRESPLYFAERLTEHYKRPNGEGPHIYLKREDLNHTGAHKINNAVGQALLAKRLGKNRIIAETGAGQHGVATATVCARFGLQCIIYMGAQDMERQALNVFRMRLLGAEVRAVHSGTATLKDATSEAIRDWVTNVETTHYILGSVAGPHPYPMMVREFHAVIGKETRKQALEKWGGMPDVLVACVGGGSNAMGIFHEFVDDKDVRLIGVEAAGFGLDSGKHAATLTKGEVGVLHGAMSYLLQDEDGQIIEPHSISAGLDYPGVGPEHSYLKDTGRAEYYNITDEEALEGFKRLSRLEGIIPALETSHAVAYLEQLCPTLPSGTKVVVNCSGRGDKDVHTAIKHLQI